A region of Subdoligranulum variabile DNA encodes the following proteins:
- a CDS encoding M48 family metallopeptidase yields the protein MASEMMRHVRCENREISYLLEQKPVKNLNLRIHKDGRVFLSANSDVPTSEIDAFILSKASYIFAAQDKFAEIARYSPQPKQYVSGETFYFLGRGLRLKVASAAKETVYTDGFYLFLNVKDTSDFSKKQRLITRYLDRQCEATFREVLDQAYPPFQKYGVAKPQLRFRSMETRWGSCLPKKQIITLNKQLLEAPRNCIEYVVVHELCHLVHPNHSKQFYAFLTMFMPDWKERKIELEKNCVLWL from the coding sequence ATGGCATCTGAGATGATGCGCCATGTGCGCTGTGAAAACCGGGAGATTTCCTATCTTTTGGAACAAAAGCCTGTTAAAAATCTGAATCTGCGAATTCACAAGGATGGCCGTGTATTTCTTTCTGCCAATTCCGATGTTCCCACTTCAGAGATTGATGCGTTTATTCTGAGCAAAGCCTCCTATATCTTTGCCGCACAGGATAAGTTTGCTGAAATTGCTCGATATTCTCCCCAGCCCAAACAGTATGTCAGCGGGGAAACCTTCTATTTTCTGGGGCGTGGTTTGCGCCTGAAAGTTGCTTCTGCCGCAAAAGAAACCGTATATACGGATGGCTTTTATCTGTTTCTGAACGTCAAAGACACCTCAGACTTCAGCAAAAAGCAACGGTTGATTACCCGATACTTGGACCGTCAATGTGAAGCGACCTTTCGTGAAGTTTTAGATCAGGCCTATCCGCCTTTTCAAAAATATGGTGTGGCAAAACCGCAGCTTCGTTTCCGTTCCATGGAAACCCGTTGGGGTTCCTGCCTTCCCAAAAAGCAGATCATTACACTGAATAAGCAATTGTTGGAAGCCCCCAGAAACTGTATTGAGTATGTGGTTGTTCATGAGTTATGCCACCTGGTTCATCCCAATCACTCCAAACAGTTCTACGCCTTTCTTACCATGTTCATGCCGGACTGGAAAGAGCGAAAAATTGAGCTTGAAAAGAATTGCGTTTTGTGGCTCTAA
- a CDS encoding DUF6338 family protein — MDFFEFLQKFFLLLLPGTLGTYLFNLLNIHKEEHYYFEFLKIVIFSFTSYLLSDFLISIIKLFVPSFICSPIDIIHQIASANTTIPTSNVVWAIVVSLLLACLFTKAIYQNWLFKLANFLNLTGRIDNQTVWEHFFDDNDIVILRDSVTKNTYYGKVYSYSDNSPNREICFSDVYVYDQYSEFLYHAQKLYLSRAHNKFTIEMQDENDTTNQNKGVIKS; from the coding sequence ATGGATTTTTTTGAGTTTCTCCAAAAGTTCTTTTTGCTCCTCTTGCCCGGAACATTAGGTACATACCTGTTTAACCTATTAAATATTCACAAAGAGGAGCACTACTATTTTGAGTTTTTAAAAATTGTCATTTTCTCATTCACCTCTTACTTATTATCGGATTTTCTGATTTCCATCATCAAACTCTTTGTCCCATCCTTTATTTGTTCACCTATTGACATCATCCATCAAATAGCTTCTGCCAACACGACTATACCAACTTCAAATGTTGTCTGGGCTATCGTTGTGTCGCTCCTCTTAGCTTGCCTTTTTACAAAAGCCATTTACCAAAACTGGCTGTTCAAACTTGCAAATTTTCTGAATTTGACTGGTCGAATCGATAACCAGACGGTATGGGAACACTTTTTTGATGACAACGACATTGTAATACTGAGGGATTCAGTTACAAAAAACACCTATTACGGAAAAGTATACTCATATTCTGATAATAGTCCTAATCGAGAAATATGTTTTTCAGATGTCTATGTTTATGATCAGTACTCTGAATTTCTTTATCACGCTCAAAAGCTTTATTTATCCCGTGCACACAATAAGTTTACCATAGAAATGCAGGATGAAAACGATACCACCAATCAAAATAAAGGAGTTATAAAATCATGA
- a CDS encoding type I restriction-modification system subunit M — translation MTTRNDIEQVLWSACDSFRGKIDSSRYKDYILSMLFVKYLSDVSKEKRQEYIQQYEGDMRRVERAMSRERFAMDEESTFDYLYDHRSESQIGQMINVALSRIEEYNSGKLRNVFRAIDFNSQVDFGEVKEKNATLRNLLEDFHKLDLRPSQLGSADIIGDAYEYMIAMFASDAGKKGGEFFTPSQVSELVASLVKPKENDRIYDPTCGSGGLLLKAYKKVPSGKVAIYGQELNAQTWALCTMNMFLHGVDDARIWQGDTLSNPQNIENDKLMKFQVVVANPPFSLDKWDSGFLTDVEADSKGKKKMTAELDPYHRFDWGVPPTSKGDYAFVLHMLASLDAENGRMAIVLPHGVLFRGASEGKIRRQLVEMNLLDAVIGLPANLFYGTGIPACILVFKKNRPQRDVLFIDASGEGNFEKGKNQNILRDTDIARIVSTYEKWETVDKYSYLASLDEIRENDFNLNIPRYVDTFEEEELVDIDKVQRNIANIEAELAQVQAQMKQYLEELGL, via the coding sequence ATGACAACCCGAAACGACATTGAACAAGTTTTGTGGAGCGCCTGCGACAGCTTCCGCGGCAAAATCGACAGTTCCCGGTACAAGGACTACATTCTGTCCATGCTGTTTGTAAAATATCTCAGCGATGTTTCCAAGGAGAAACGCCAGGAGTACATCCAACAGTATGAGGGTGATATGCGCCGTGTGGAGCGCGCCATGAGCCGTGAGCGCTTTGCCATGGATGAAGAGTCCACCTTTGATTATCTGTACGATCACCGCAGTGAGTCGCAGATCGGCCAGATGATCAATGTAGCACTGTCCCGCATTGAAGAGTACAACAGCGGAAAGCTGCGCAACGTGTTCCGGGCCATTGACTTCAATTCCCAAGTGGATTTCGGGGAAGTGAAGGAGAAAAACGCCACGCTTCGCAATCTGCTGGAAGATTTCCACAAGCTGGATCTTCGTCCCAGCCAGTTGGGCTCCGCTGACATCATCGGCGACGCCTATGAGTATATGATCGCCATGTTCGCGTCGGACGCCGGCAAAAAGGGTGGTGAGTTCTTCACTCCCAGCCAGGTATCCGAACTGGTGGCTTCCCTGGTGAAGCCCAAAGAGAATGACCGTATCTACGACCCCACCTGCGGCAGCGGCGGCCTGTTGCTGAAAGCCTATAAAAAGGTGCCCAGCGGCAAGGTCGCCATCTACGGCCAGGAACTCAACGCTCAGACCTGGGCTTTGTGCACGATGAATATGTTCCTGCACGGGGTGGATGACGCCCGCATCTGGCAGGGGGATACCCTATCCAACCCGCAGAACATCGAAAATGACAAGTTGATGAAGTTCCAGGTGGTTGTTGCGAATCCGCCCTTCAGCCTGGACAAGTGGGACAGCGGCTTTCTGACGGATGTGGAGGCGGACAGCAAAGGCAAGAAAAAAATGACGGCCGAACTGGACCCTTACCACCGATTCGATTGGGGTGTCCCGCCCACTTCCAAGGGTGATTACGCATTTGTGTTGCATATGCTGGCCAGCCTGGATGCAGAAAATGGCCGCATGGCCATCGTGCTGCCCCATGGCGTCCTCTTCCGTGGTGCCAGTGAAGGGAAAATTCGCCGCCAGTTGGTGGAGATGAATCTTTTGGATGCCGTGATTGGACTGCCCGCCAATCTGTTTTATGGTACCGGCATTCCGGCCTGCATTCTGGTGTTCAAGAAAAACCGTCCGCAGCGGGATGTGTTGTTTATCGATGCTTCCGGGGAGGGCAATTTTGAGAAGGGCAAGAACCAGAATATTCTGCGCGACACCGACATTGCCCGGATCGTCTCCACCTACGAGAAGTGGGAGACCGTGGACAAATACAGTTATCTTGCCTCTTTGGATGAAATCCGGGAGAACGACTTCAACCTGAATATTCCCCGCTACGTGGATACTTTTGAGGAGGAAGAACTGGTTGACATCGACAAGGTGCAGCGCAACATTGCCAATATCGAAGCGGAACTGGCGCAGGTACAGGCACAGATGAAACAGTATCTGGAGGAACTGGGGTTATGA
- a CDS encoding DUF6680 family protein, producing the protein MADIILVIVTALISGLLATVVTILWQRNAQIKQSKMHVFETLMAYRYMIASEESVKALNSIDVIFYKDNAVRAAYKDFLNEADKRPELNPNTADKHLKLLEEMSKALKLGDIHWDDIKRAYYPAGLSEKMQEETLLRKMQIQSAAATIQHSAAQSNTPSDDQFSQQRFAQILPGLMGNPEFRKELLDVVEKYGGQK; encoded by the coding sequence ATGGCAGATATTATTTTGGTGATTGTCACAGCTTTGATTTCCGGTCTGTTGGCCACCGTAGTTACGATCCTCTGGCAGAGAAACGCCCAAATCAAGCAGAGCAAGATGCATGTATTTGAAACGCTTATGGCTTATCGCTATATGATTGCCTCAGAAGAAAGTGTAAAAGCACTGAATTCGATCGACGTAATTTTCTATAAAGACAATGCCGTTCGGGCTGCCTATAAAGACTTTTTGAATGAAGCAGATAAACGGCCTGAACTTAATCCCAATACCGCAGACAAACATTTAAAACTTCTGGAAGAGATGTCAAAGGCGCTAAAACTCGGAGACATACATTGGGACGATATCAAACGCGCGTATTATCCAGCCGGACTATCCGAAAAAATGCAAGAAGAAACCCTTTTAAGAAAGATGCAGATTCAAAGCGCTGCAGCCACAATTCAGCACAGCGCAGCCCAATCAAACACACCATCTGATGACCAATTCAGCCAGCAGCGCTTTGCGCAGATTCTTCCCGGATTGATGGGCAATCCGGAATTCCGAAAGGAGCTCTTGGATGTTGTCGAAAAATACGGGGGCCAAAAATGA
- a CDS encoding restriction endonuclease subunit S domain-containing protein, with protein MFHASDPLKTEYLTQPGDIIVRLTTPYTAALIDSTTTGLVVSSNFMIIRTESNTLLPDYLFWLLNTPAVKRRIYTSTTSNVLSAVKASFFTQFQFHVPSIAQQERIGQIHKLARRETALLHQLAEEKEKYYAAILAREDSSMKRGTSV; from the coding sequence GTGTTTCATGCGTCGGATCCTCTCAAGACGGAATATCTGACCCAGCCCGGCGACATTATCGTCCGCTTGACCACACCATACACTGCCGCACTCATTGATTCCACAACCACTGGTCTGGTGGTCTCCTCCAATTTCATGATCATCCGAACGGAAAGCAACACTCTGTTGCCGGACTACCTCTTTTGGTTGCTGAATACCCCGGCTGTTAAGCGTCGGATCTATACAAGCACTACGAGTAATGTACTCAGCGCCGTGAAAGCCTCTTTCTTCACGCAGTTCCAATTTCATGTTCCTTCGATTGCTCAGCAGGAACGAATCGGACAAATTCACAAACTGGCCCGGCGCGAAACGGCCTTGCTGCATCAACTGGCAGAGGAAAAAGAAAAATACTACGCCGCGATTCTTGCGCGGGAAGATTCATCTATGAAACGAGGTACTTCTGTATGA
- a CDS encoding virulence RhuM family protein, with protein MNENRTELMMYQTEDGQTKIDVRMENETAWLSLDQMAELFQRDKSTISRHIRNIFAEDELDREAVVAKFATTASDGKTYQVDYYNLDVIISVGYRVHSLRGTQFRIWANSVLKEYLIKGFAMNDDRLKEAGGGDYFDELLERVRDIRSSEKVFWRKVLDIYATSADYSANARESTLFFQTVQNKMLYAATGMTAAELIANRADALKPMMGMTVVKGSRPTLAEAKTAKNYLYEDELKTLNRLVSAYLDLAELQALRRKPMFMKDWIARLDDYLQMTDSEVLQNAGSVSHALAEQKAKAEYDKYKRIHRDDVTPVEVAFLDSVEQQAKRLKK; from the coding sequence ATGAATGAAAACCGCACAGAACTCATGATGTATCAGACTGAAGACGGCCAAACCAAGATTGATGTCCGTATGGAAAACGAGACAGCCTGGCTGTCCTTAGACCAAATGGCAGAGCTTTTCCAGCGGGATAAATCTACGATTTCCCGCCATATCCGAAACATCTTTGCCGAAGACGAACTGGATCGGGAGGCAGTTGTTGCAAAATTTGCAACAACTGCCTCGGACGGAAAAACATATCAGGTAGACTACTACAATCTGGATGTCATTATCTCTGTCGGTTACCGCGTCCATTCTCTGCGCGGCACACAGTTCCGCATCTGGGCCAATTCGGTTCTGAAGGAATATCTGATCAAAGGCTTTGCCATGAACGACGACCGTTTGAAAGAGGCCGGCGGCGGAGATTATTTTGACGAACTGTTGGAGCGTGTCCGGGATATTCGTTCCTCCGAAAAGGTATTCTGGCGCAAAGTTCTGGACATCTATGCCACCAGTGCTGACTATTCTGCCAACGCACGGGAAAGCACGCTTTTCTTTCAGACAGTACAGAACAAGATGCTCTATGCTGCCACCGGCATGACTGCAGCGGAGCTGATCGCCAACCGTGCCGATGCGCTCAAGCCCATGATGGGAATGACCGTAGTAAAGGGGAGCCGTCCCACCCTGGCGGAGGCCAAAACCGCAAAGAACTATCTGTACGAGGACGAACTAAAAACATTAAATCGTCTGGTATCTGCCTATCTGGATCTTGCGGAACTGCAGGCGCTTCGCAGAAAGCCCATGTTCATGAAAGACTGGATTGCCCGTCTGGACGACTACCTCCAGATGACGGACAGTGAGGTACTGCAGAACGCAGGCAGCGTAAGTCACGCCCTGGCTGAACAGAAGGCCAAAGCCGAGTACGACAAATACAAGCGTATACACCGGGATGACGTCACCCCGGTAGAGGTCGCCTTCTTGGACAGCGTAGAGCAGCAGGCCAAGCGACTGAAAAAATAA
- a CDS encoding helix-turn-helix domain-containing protein: MNEQTITKDRLAKEIDALLAPYPDPMSRNDFRIACHIGTRTSLYLLQSGLVPCIHTGKRTRCYKIAKADVAAYLRRRMTEPEHYAPPSGWYKNDPQRKPPAVSLTRTLDYEIVSRLLLRRHLEQQLADAPDVLTVEQIARFTGYTPHTVSRWCTEGRLRTIQRRPRFMVPKTWLLDYLVSDDYNRITRKSGKHYGMIREIADMKR, translated from the coding sequence ATGAACGAACAAACCATTACGAAAGACCGGCTGGCAAAGGAGATTGACGCGCTGCTGGCGCCCTATCCCGATCCCATGAGCCGCAACGACTTCCGCATCGCCTGCCACATCGGCACCCGCACTTCACTCTACCTGCTGCAGAGCGGGCTGGTGCCCTGCATCCACACCGGCAAGCGCACCCGCTGCTACAAGATTGCCAAGGCAGACGTGGCCGCCTACCTGCGCCGCCGTATGACCGAACCGGAGCATTACGCTCCTCCCAGCGGGTGGTATAAGAACGATCCCCAGCGCAAGCCGCCCGCCGTATCCCTGACCCGTACTCTCGATTACGAGATCGTCAGCCGCCTGCTCCTCCGCCGCCACTTGGAACAGCAACTGGCCGACGCCCCCGACGTGCTGACCGTAGAGCAGATCGCCCGCTTCACCGGCTACACGCCCCACACCGTCTCCCGCTGGTGCACCGAGGGCCGCCTGCGCACCATCCAGCGCCGCCCACGATTCATGGTGCCGAAAACATGGCTGCTGGACTATCTGGTTTCGGATGATTATAACAGGATCACGAGGAAGAGCGGGAAACATTATGGGATGATACGGGAGATTGCTGACATGAAAAGGTGA
- a CDS encoding restriction endonuclease subunit S, which produces MTSEIKQKIEQIRRGEVPEGYRKVKDGIFPADWHVLKMNQWLKLVERPVLLKDDELYRLVTVRRGFGGVHLRGKYLGKNILVKSYFLIQKGDFLISKRQIAHGACGVVPKSLDRAVVSNEYNVFVPNQGTNIEMFNLMMQLPHYAKLFYLMSDGVHIEKLLFKTNDWLERKLAMPPIGEQKRIAAILTSQDKFIDLKEKRLAEKQRQKKYLVQQLITGKKRLPGFQGEWQLQPLRSVLKERKSYSPKGLEYPHVTLSTEGIFPKSERYDRDHLVKNEDKEYKITHLGDICYNPANLKFGVICENTFGDAIFSPIYVTFEVSDKVCKEYLANYLMRWDFINAVRKYEEGTVYERMAVKPEDFLKYVIRLPSLDEQNAIAKVLSTADREIDLLRQDIEQEKQKKKALMQLLLTGIVRV; this is translated from the coding sequence ATGACATCAGAAATCAAGCAGAAAATTGAGCAGATCCGCCGAGGCGAGGTGCCGGAGGGGTATAGAAAAGTAAAAGACGGCATCTTTCCGGCAGATTGGCATGTCCTGAAAATGAATCAATGGCTGAAATTGGTCGAACGCCCCGTCCTTCTTAAAGATGATGAGCTTTATCGTTTGGTTACTGTCCGCCGTGGATTTGGAGGAGTCCATCTACGTGGAAAGTATCTAGGAAAGAATATTCTTGTAAAGAGTTATTTTTTAATTCAAAAAGGTGACTTTCTTATTTCCAAAAGACAGATTGCACATGGCGCTTGCGGAGTGGTTCCAAAGTCTTTGGATCGTGCAGTAGTATCTAATGAATATAACGTATTTGTTCCCAATCAAGGTACAAATATTGAAATGTTCAATCTTATGATGCAGCTTCCCCACTATGCAAAACTCTTTTATCTAATGAGTGATGGGGTACATATTGAAAAATTACTCTTCAAAACAAACGATTGGCTTGAGCGGAAATTAGCGATGCCCCCTATTGGTGAGCAAAAAAGGATTGCCGCTATCCTAACCTCGCAAGACAAATTCATCGACCTAAAAGAAAAACGTCTTGCAGAAAAACAGCGCCAGAAAAAATATCTCGTTCAGCAATTGATAACCGGCAAGAAACGCCTTCCTGGATTCCAGGGGGAATGGCAACTGCAGCCTCTACGCAGCGTCTTGAAGGAAAGGAAATCATACTCTCCTAAGGGGCTCGAATATCCACACGTTACACTATCTACGGAAGGCATTTTCCCGAAAAGCGAGCGATATGACCGCGACCATCTCGTAAAAAACGAAGATAAAGAATATAAAATAACGCATCTCGGAGACATTTGTTATAATCCTGCAAACCTGAAATTTGGCGTTATTTGTGAAAACACATTTGGTGACGCCATCTTTTCCCCAATTTATGTAACCTTCGAAGTAAGTGACAAGGTTTGCAAAGAGTATTTGGCTAATTATTTGATGCGTTGGGACTTTATCAATGCGGTAAGGAAGTACGAAGAAGGTACCGTTTATGAGCGTATGGCCGTTAAACCGGAGGATTTTTTGAAATATGTAATAAGACTTCCTTCTCTTGACGAACAAAATGCCATCGCCAAAGTCTTATCCACTGCTGACCGGGAAATCGACCTGCTCCGTCAGGATATCGAACAGGAAAAGCAAAAGAAAAAGGCCCTGATGCAGCTTCTGCTGACAGGGATTGTGAGGGTTTAA
- a CDS encoding type I restriction endonuclease subunit R, protein MDQSVYLEKNISQQPALDLLQSMGYTYISPQDCEAQRGSRYHVLLKDILRGQLRRLNRYAFAGAENEFSAANIERAMDDLDEPLTDGLVRASEKIYDALLLGKSYPETVGEGKILSFNLRYIDWEHPENNLFHVTEEFAVDSRDKLHNARPDLVLFINGIPFAVIECKAPQISVEQAVEQNIRNQQKEYIPQLYKFAQIVLATNKNSVKYATAGTPKKFWTVWKEQDTDFLKDALARYIHDRIPTEQDRNLISLFTPARVMELIRYFVLFDANVKKICRYQQYFAIQEIIKTIQKPDEKGNRQSGVIWHTQGSGKSLTMVMLAKYLLMELSACHPRVIIVTDRKELDRQIAATFSHTRLNPARATSGRNLVDLLQDGRADVITTIINKFNTAEKLEHKNLSRDVFLLVDESHRSNYGLLATRMRTVFPNACYIGFTGTPLMKKEKNTVAKFGKLIHKYTIQDGVDDGAIVPLIYEGRFVDQNVDEENIDLWFQQTTKRLTEAQRDDLSRKWSSIRRLTSTNARIKRIALDINNHFIEGFKATGFKAMLATNYKRDAVRYLECFEQFGDLNCAVVISPPDMRESVDDADEGTDDKVLAYWNKMMNRYGDADTYEESMKNQFCAGDIDILIVCSKLLTGFDAPICQVLYIDKELKEHGLLQAIARTNRLCEGKDYGLIVDYRGLIEKLDTAMDLYSGAGLENFDSGDLKGVVVDVMSSIGSLREAYTQLTELFASLENPQDSEAVEVSLADDKRRETFYNRLCAFGRALNLVLNAEQAYEALPKPELKRYQSAFAFFSKVRRSVKIRYCDAIDNREYEPLMQNLLDTHLSVAGLKQITSPIDILNKDDFERELESLGSARSKADAITSKLTKSISAKYQENPAYYDSFSKRIKTALEQYKEKVITEAEYLAKMRAIMEDYHAGKSTIAYPESIKNNVHAQAFYGVLSAIFDEAQEAEVSSDFAAEMSIAITQIVAAHSQVDWTNNKTIHDRISQDIDDLFYHYEKERGLKLSFDTIDKIIENVKTVALRRF, encoded by the coding sequence ATGGACCAATCTGTCTACCTGGAAAAAAATATCAGTCAGCAACCTGCGCTCGATCTGTTGCAGTCCATGGGGTATACCTATATTTCGCCGCAGGACTGCGAAGCGCAGCGCGGCAGCCGGTATCATGTGCTGCTGAAAGACATTCTGCGCGGACAGCTGCGCCGTCTGAACCGGTACGCCTTTGCCGGTGCGGAAAATGAATTTTCCGCTGCCAACATTGAACGTGCCATGGACGACCTGGACGAACCTCTCACAGATGGTCTGGTGCGCGCCAGTGAAAAGATCTACGATGCGCTGCTTTTGGGCAAAAGCTACCCAGAGACCGTGGGCGAAGGGAAAATTCTCAGCTTCAACCTGCGGTATATCGACTGGGAGCATCCTGAAAACAATCTGTTCCATGTAACCGAAGAATTCGCCGTTGACAGCCGTGATAAGCTGCACAACGCCCGGCCGGATCTGGTTCTATTTATCAATGGCATTCCCTTTGCCGTCATCGAGTGCAAGGCACCGCAGATCAGCGTAGAGCAGGCTGTGGAACAGAACATCCGTAACCAGCAGAAAGAATACATTCCCCAGCTGTACAAGTTTGCCCAGATTGTACTGGCCACCAACAAAAACAGCGTAAAATATGCCACCGCAGGCACACCCAAAAAATTCTGGACCGTGTGGAAAGAGCAGGATACTGACTTTCTGAAAGATGCCCTCGCCCGGTATATCCATGACCGCATTCCCACCGAGCAGGACCGCAACCTGATTTCCCTTTTCACCCCTGCCCGTGTGATGGAGCTGATCCGCTACTTTGTGCTGTTTGATGCCAACGTGAAAAAAATCTGCCGCTACCAGCAGTATTTTGCCATCCAGGAGATTATCAAAACTATCCAGAAACCCGATGAAAAAGGTAACCGGCAAAGCGGCGTCATCTGGCATACGCAAGGCAGCGGCAAGAGCCTGACGATGGTCATGCTGGCCAAATATCTGCTGATGGAACTTTCCGCCTGCCATCCCCGGGTCATCATCGTTACTGACCGCAAAGAGCTAGATCGTCAGATTGCCGCCACCTTCTCTCACACCCGTCTGAATCCGGCTCGGGCCACCAGCGGACGCAATCTGGTGGACCTGTTGCAGGATGGCCGTGCCGATGTGATCACCACCATTATCAACAAGTTCAACACGGCAGAAAAGCTGGAACACAAGAATCTGTCCCGGGATGTCTTTCTCCTGGTGGACGAAAGTCATCGTTCCAACTATGGATTGCTGGCCACTCGCATGCGCACGGTCTTCCCCAATGCCTGCTACATCGGTTTTACCGGCACGCCTCTCATGAAAAAAGAGAAAAACACCGTGGCCAAATTTGGAAAGCTGATTCACAAATACACCATTCAGGATGGTGTGGACGACGGTGCGATTGTTCCGCTGATCTATGAAGGCCGTTTTGTGGATCAGAACGTGGATGAGGAAAACATCGACCTTTGGTTCCAACAGACTACTAAGAGGCTCACCGAAGCCCAGCGGGATGATCTTTCCCGTAAATGGAGCAGCATCCGCCGTCTTACCTCCACCAATGCCCGTATCAAGCGCATCGCGTTGGATATCAACAATCACTTCATCGAAGGATTCAAAGCCACCGGTTTCAAAGCCATGCTGGCCACCAATTATAAGCGGGATGCTGTGCGTTATCTGGAATGTTTTGAACAATTCGGGGATTTGAACTGTGCTGTTGTGATTTCCCCGCCGGATATGCGGGAAAGCGTCGACGATGCAGATGAGGGTACCGACGACAAAGTGCTGGCTTACTGGAATAAGATGATGAATCGGTATGGCGATGCCGACACCTACGAAGAGTCTATGAAGAACCAGTTCTGCGCCGGTGACATCGACATTCTGATCGTCTGCAGCAAATTGCTGACAGGGTTTGACGCCCCTATCTGCCAGGTTTTGTACATCGATAAGGAGTTGAAGGAGCACGGCCTATTACAGGCCATTGCCCGCACCAACCGTTTGTGTGAAGGAAAAGACTACGGTTTGATCGTGGATTATCGTGGTCTTATCGAAAAGCTGGATACCGCTATGGATCTGTACAGCGGTGCCGGTCTTGAAAACTTCGACAGCGGCGATCTCAAAGGTGTCGTGGTGGATGTCATGTCGTCCATCGGGTCGCTGCGGGAGGCCTACACGCAACTCACGGAACTATTTGCTTCCTTGGAGAATCCGCAGGATTCTGAAGCCGTGGAAGTTTCACTGGCAGATGATAAACGCCGCGAGACCTTCTACAACCGTCTGTGCGCCTTTGGCCGCGCCCTTAACTTGGTATTAAATGCAGAGCAGGCCTACGAAGCGCTTCCAAAACCGGAGCTGAAACGCTATCAATCTGCTTTTGCCTTTTTCTCCAAGGTGCGCCGCAGTGTGAAAATCCGCTATTGTGATGCCATCGACAACCGGGAATATGAACCCTTAATGCAGAACTTGCTGGATACACATCTTTCGGTAGCCGGTCTCAAGCAGATCACCAGCCCCATTGACATCTTGAACAAGGATGATTTTGAGCGCGAACTGGAAAGTCTGGGCTCCGCCCGTTCCAAAGCAGATGCCATTACCAGCAAGCTGACCAAAAGCATCAGCGCCAAATATCAGGAAAACCCTGCCTACTATGACAGTTTTTCCAAGCGTATCAAAACCGCGTTGGAGCAATATAAAGAAAAGGTTATTACAGAAGCTGAGTATCTGGCAAAGATGCGCGCCATCATGGAAGATTATCATGCCGGAAAAAGCACCATCGCCTACCCGGAGTCCATCAAGAACAATGTACACGCCCAGGCTTTTTATGGCGTCCTGTCTGCCATCTTCGATGAAGCGCAAGAAGCAGAGGTTTCGTCTGATTTTGCTGCCGAAATGTCCATTGCAATTACCCAAATCGTCGCAGCTCACAGCCAGGTTGACTGGACCAACAACAAAACCATTCACGACCGTATTTCCCAAGATATCGATGACTTGTTCTACCACTACGAGAAGGAGCGTGGTTTGAAACTCTCCTTTGATACCATAGATAAGATCATTGAAAACGTAAAAACAGTCGCACTGCGGAGGTTTTAA